Proteins from one Microbacterium faecale genomic window:
- a CDS encoding energy-coupling factor transporter transmembrane component T family protein codes for MSIITLDVRRSPLGRLNAVAKLTAALTIGIVLLLSIDPVSAGVSFALTCALLPFARLSFRDLWLRVWPIAASALIASLATALYGRESGSVYFEWGLLRISDGSLMLAGAIFLRVLAIAVPSVVLFATTDPTDLADALAQLVRLPARFVLGALAGLRLVGLLIDDWRELAMARRARGVADTGRIRRFAGQTFALFVLAIRRGTKLATAMEARGFGTRIRRTWARPSTLRAGDALLVLIAVAVAAASVTASVATGAWTPVTGL; via the coding sequence GTGAGCATCATTACCCTCGACGTGCGGCGCTCGCCGCTGGGACGCCTCAACGCCGTCGCGAAGCTCACGGCCGCCCTCACGATCGGCATCGTGCTGCTGCTGTCGATCGACCCCGTCTCCGCGGGCGTCTCGTTCGCGCTCACCTGCGCGCTGCTGCCGTTCGCGCGGCTGAGCTTTCGCGACCTGTGGCTACGCGTGTGGCCGATCGCCGCCTCGGCGCTCATCGCGTCGCTCGCGACCGCGCTGTACGGCCGCGAGAGCGGATCCGTGTATTTCGAGTGGGGCCTGCTGCGCATCAGCGACGGATCCCTCATGCTCGCCGGCGCGATCTTCTTGCGCGTGCTCGCGATCGCGGTGCCGTCGGTCGTGCTGTTCGCGACGACGGATCCGACGGATCTCGCCGACGCGCTCGCTCAGCTGGTGCGGCTGCCCGCGCGATTCGTGCTCGGGGCGCTCGCGGGGCTGCGCCTCGTCGGGCTGCTCATCGATGACTGGCGCGAACTCGCGATGGCGCGTCGTGCGCGCGGCGTCGCCGACACAGGCCGAATCCGTCGGTTCGCGGGGCAGACGTTCGCGCTGTTCGTCCTCGCGATCCGCCGCGGGACGAAGCTCGCCACCGCGATGGAGGCACGAGGCTTCGGCACGCGCATCCGGCGCACCTGGGCGCGGCCCTCGACCCTGCGCGCCGGCGACGCGCTGCTGGTGCTCATCGCGGTCGCGGTCGCCGCGGCATCTGTGACGGCCTCGGTCGCGACCGGCGCGTGGACGCCCGTCACGGGGCTGTAG